The Candidatus Eremiobacterota bacterium nucleotide sequence CAGCGCGAACCAGAACGGTCCGGCGACCTCGCTCAGAACGTAGCGGTCGAGGATGCGCAGCCCCGGCACGCGGGGCGGTGCGGCGCGCGCGAACGTGGGGCTGCCCACGTTCGGGAAAACGGCCATTCCCTAACGGAGGCCGGCGACGACGCGGTCGACGTACGCGCGCGTCTCGGCGAACGGCGGAACCCCGTGCGCGGCGTCGACCGCACCCGGCCCGGCGTTGTACGCGGCGACCGCGAGGCGAACGTTTCCTTTGTAGCGGCGCATCAGATCGTGCAGGTAGCGCGTCCCGCCGTCGACGTTCTGGTAGGGATCGAACGGGTTCGCGACGCGGTACATCGCGGCGGTCCCCGGCATGAGCTGCATCAGCCCTTCCGCGCCGACCCGCGAGACCGCGCTCGGATCGCCGTGCGACTCCGCGTCGATCACCGAGGCGACCAGCTTCGGGTCAACCGC carries:
- a CDS encoding lytic transglycosylase domain-containing protein; this translates as MDHSRLDAIVRTYSAANAVDPKLVASVIDAESHGDPSAVSRVGAEGLMQLMPGTAAMYRVANPFDPYQNVDGGTRYLHDLMRRYKGNVRLAVAAYNAGPGAVDAAHGVPPFAETRAYVDRVVAGLR